The genomic window CCCATACATTTTGACTGACAGCTCTATAAAACGTTAAGTCTTCAACTCTTGAGAGCATTACCGTACTTCGATTACTCGGTATTAATCACTCTAATGCCTCAACTTCTGTTTTTAGATATGGCTCGTGGACAGCAGAAGATTCAGTCGCAGCAGAAAAATGCCAAAAAGCAAGCtggacaaaagaagaaacaaggacATGACCAAAAGGCTGCTGCCAAAGCTGCCTTAATATATACCTGCACTGTCTGTAGGGTAAGGGGAGTGGGACGGCATAACCCTCCTGTGTACAGTTCTTTGCTTAGACGTTGCTGTATCGAGGTTAAAGTTTTGCAGCCATGGCAAAATAGATAGATTGGAGAGCTGCTTATTTTAGGTTTCCATCTTCAGTTGtctcttccataaatatttttttgaatggcTCCTGTGGCCAGGCACAGTTCTCTAGGTGTTGGGGGAAGGGAGTGAACAAAGCAAAGTCCTTTTCCTCGTGAAGAATAAAGATGTCTTCTTCAGGGCAGATACTACACTTTGAACTTTGTAAGAAGTCAGATCTACATTCTTAGTTTAGAGCTGTACGAGACACAAGTATACCCCTGGTTATgtaattgtcttttttcttcactAAATTCTTAGGAGGTCTGCAAAACTCTACGGAGTATTTTTACGTTAGGGCCTTTCCTagaattaatatgttttattagaTTTGAAGAGTAGTCATAACAACTACTATTGAGTGCATATCTGGTGTTCTACACGTATGAGCCCATTAATCCCCACAATCACCCTATGAGATAAAGgacttttattctcattttacagaaaagtaaactgAGCCATGGGGATTAAATAACTTGTGCAGGGTCACCCAGCTAGTACAGAGAAGAGCTGGGATCTGAAGCTGGGCAGTCTAGTTCCTGAGCCCACCCTCCAGGCCACCATACCACACTTCCTTTCAACGAAGTTTTTCTTCAGTTCCAAGCcagtttctttcttgcttttttgtttaagCTCAGCACCTTTGAAGTTCGTGAATAGAAGTgccaaaggaaaaatacatagtGACGGTGGTCCagtacatatgcatgtatacatatgtatatgtatttttttccaaagccCCACACCTTGGTTGGGTTTTGGGAAGGGATCTTGGTAAGACACGATTCCAAAACTAAAGTTTATCATCTGAAGGCATTACTGATGAAATTGAAGTTTCTAACTACATGAAGTTCTTGTTAAGAGAGGAAACCTATTACATTAAGTATCTTGTTCATACTGAGCTTTGAGACACTCAAAATAATGCAATTGAGCAACTTTAAATTCTCTTTGGAAAAAGACAGGGTAAAAGTAAATTTCATTAAATTACTGATGAGTAAATGCTTCGATTTGAAAGTACTagagtaggggtgcctgtgtggctcaaacatctgactcttgatctctgcttctgagtgggattgagccctgcagtgggctctctgctgacagcacagagcctgcttggaattctctctctgcccctaccccaatTGCacgtgcccctccctccccccccatacacacacacacacacacacacacacacacacacacacacactaaataagtaaataataaaagacCTAGAGTAGTTCACCTCTTTAAACTCCCAAAAATAGCCAAAACTtgtatttcatgttttgtttaaCTGCCTGAGCAAGAGAATAAATTACTGAAGGTCCTTGCCTAGGGAAGTTGGTGTAGTGTAACATTTGAGAACTGAAGTACAGTATGAGGTTGAAACAGGTCTTGGACAAATTACAGTCTAGGTTTTAGTTTCTTACGTGAAATGAGGAATAATAGTAGGAACTAATTTAAGATTACTGGGAAGGTCCTATGAGAATTCAGGTAACCTTCTTAACATAATGTGTTAAGTAAATGTTATCTCTTGTTTCCTGTTAAACAAGCGGAATCCTTTATGTAACCCACCTATTCTCCATATGTGAAATACGGTCATACGTTAGGAATTTCTTTGTTACAAGGTCCTTTTTCATATGCCAGCCACTAGTTGCAGGAACTTCAAAGTATTTTGAGAAGATTGTCTATCGTGAGCAGGCTCAGGATTTGAAaagttaacacatttttatttcatgaataaGGTCTAACTctttttttgcacattttttaaaattagacacAAATGCCAGACCCTAAGACCTTCAAGCAGCACTTTGAAAGCAAGCATCCTAAGACTCCACTTCCTCCAGAATTGGCTGATGTTCAGGCATAAAGTTGTTTACAGGTAGTTGaccttttgtcttttcatttgttaatgtCAAGGTTGTATACGAGAGCAAAATTATCTTCTGTAACTGAAATTAATGTCTACCTTTTTTCTAGCTGAGATTTTATTGCTTCCCcttttttaagttagtgtttaCCTTCACAACTGTTAAAAACCCATTTTCCGAAACCAGATCTTCTCAATGCCTTTGAAACACCCAAGTTTTTACTACTGTAGCCCAAAATGGGGGGCTGAGGTGATGCTGGCCAGCTCTGGTCCAAGAATGGAAGAGACTTACCAGCCTAAAGAAAGTAACTATTACAAAGGCATTTGAGGGTCTTGCTCCCAGAAATGATGCAGAACAATGTTCCTGAGTGCCTTGTTGCAGGTATTTTAGAGTGTTTAACAGAGCTTCTGAATGCATTGAAATATGTAGCAAAATGTGGGCTTACACTGTATAAACTTGATAGTGGCTTGAAAATAATCAGTTTAcattttttgtgtggtttttgttttccctaagtggtggtgatggtgtgagataacttcctttttaaagtaaatttatcaAAGATTTGTGTATAAAATCATTGACAGATCCATCAGAATGACTTGGTAGCTTATGCATGTGGTGCATTTTTCTTAGACATTTGGAATGCATATAAGTGGTATTTGTGCAGTGCTTACATTCACTGAAAATTCCATTTATGTTTTATAGGTGAATTCACGACACCTTTGGCTCTTCTACTGTCTCAGACCTTAGGTAACAAACCTGCAGCTGCTTTTCTAACAAACTGTTGATCAGCAAAAATAAAGGGGCTACAGAAACACTCATTTTTATGCTGTTCCCTTTTGGGCTTCATGCAAAGACAATTCTGTGTAAATGTACAGTTGACTCTGATTTGGAAATCTGAAAATCAGTCCATCcttgttataaaaaatttttttacaattgTAATTATATTGATGTTCATATTGTgtaaaataactcatttaataAAGTAGTACTTTGATTTTACAACATCACAGGATAAATGGTTCTAGAAATTCTGTTCTAACCTTCCACATTATTTGCCTTATAAAAATCTAATG from Lynx canadensis isolate LIC74 chromosome F2, mLynCan4.pri.v2, whole genome shotgun sequence includes these protein-coding regions:
- the ZNF706 gene encoding zinc finger protein 706 is translated as MARGQQKIQSQQKNAKKQAGQKKKQGHDQKAAAKAALIYTCTVCRTQMPDPKTFKQHFESKHPKTPLPPELADVQA